In a single window of the Coprothermobacter proteolyticus DSM 5265 genome:
- the fusA gene encoding elongation factor G has translation MADHREYTLEKTRNIGIAAHIDAGKTTTTERILFFTGKSHKMGEVHDGTATMDFMEQEKERGITIMAAATTCFWKDHRINIIDTPGHVDFTIEVERSLRVLDGAVVVIDAVAGVQPQTETVWRQADRYSVPRIVFVNKMDRNGANFLRAINTMKERLGVNAVPVQLMIGSEENFQGVVDLIERKAYYWTDVLGTSFEERPIPSDMLDLVEEYREKLVEAAVEMDDEVMEKYLEGEDVTADEIRMCLRKGTIERKIVPVLGGSAYKNKGIQPLLDAVVYYLPSPLDLPPVKGINPKTNEEEERAPLDSEPLAAFIFKIQTDPYVGKLAWVRVYSGVLHAGSYVYNVTKDSKERVSRLLRMHASHREDVEAIGAGDLGAIVGMRNVSTGDTLADENAPIILESLFIPEPVISLSIEPKTQQDQDRLSMGLQRLAEEDPTFRVKVDQETGETIISGMGELHLDIIVDRLRREFKVDANIGKPQVSYRETIKKAVRTEGKYIRQSGGRGQYGHVVVEFEPLPRGTGIIFENKIVGGVIPKEYIPAVEKGIREAFENGVIAGYPIVDVKATLVDGSYHEVDSSEIAFHLAAARAVRVGIPQADPVLLEPIMKVEVVVPEDYMGDVMGDLSSRRGRIIGIEAQGHLQEIRAEVPLAEMFGYATVLRSLTQGRGSFVMEFSHYEEVPSKIAETIIESRGKLRRSEE, from the coding sequence ATGGCGGATCACAGAGAATACACGCTGGAGAAAACACGCAACATTGGCATTGCAGCTCACATAGATGCTGGTAAAACCACAACTACGGAGCGTATTCTATTCTTTACTGGAAAGAGTCACAAAATGGGTGAAGTCCATGATGGGACTGCTACTATGGACTTCATGGAACAGGAGAAAGAACGCGGCATAACCATAATGGCTGCTGCTACCACATGTTTTTGGAAGGATCATAGAATCAACATCATTGATACGCCCGGACATGTGGACTTTACAATTGAGGTAGAACGTTCACTTAGGGTGCTTGATGGCGCTGTGGTGGTCATAGACGCAGTTGCTGGAGTGCAGCCACAAACCGAAACCGTGTGGCGTCAGGCTGACCGATACAGCGTACCGCGTATTGTTTTTGTAAATAAGATGGACCGTAATGGTGCAAACTTTTTAAGAGCTATCAACACCATGAAAGAAAGACTTGGCGTCAATGCTGTACCGGTGCAGCTCATGATAGGCAGTGAAGAGAACTTCCAAGGTGTTGTAGACCTTATCGAGAGGAAAGCTTACTACTGGACTGACGTGCTGGGTACGTCTTTCGAGGAGCGGCCCATTCCTTCAGACATGCTGGATCTGGTAGAGGAATACCGTGAGAAGTTGGTAGAAGCTGCAGTGGAAATGGACGACGAGGTCATGGAAAAGTACTTGGAAGGCGAAGACGTCACTGCTGATGAGATAAGAATGTGTCTGAGGAAGGGTACTATAGAAAGAAAGATTGTCCCAGTACTGGGCGGTTCTGCCTACAAGAATAAAGGCATTCAGCCGCTGTTGGATGCAGTAGTTTATTACTTGCCCAGCCCGTTGGATTTACCACCAGTAAAGGGAATAAACCCAAAGACGAACGAAGAAGAAGAAAGAGCACCATTGGACAGCGAACCCTTGGCAGCTTTCATATTTAAAATACAAACCGACCCTTATGTGGGAAAATTAGCATGGGTTAGGGTGTATTCAGGCGTTTTACATGCAGGCTCCTATGTCTATAACGTAACAAAAGACTCTAAAGAAAGAGTCTCCAGGCTTCTAAGGATGCACGCAAGCCACAGAGAAGATGTGGAAGCCATCGGCGCTGGTGACTTGGGTGCCATCGTCGGAATGCGTAATGTGTCCACAGGTGATACATTAGCCGATGAAAATGCACCAATCATACTTGAATCGCTTTTTATTCCAGAGCCTGTTATTTCGCTTTCCATAGAGCCTAAAACTCAACAAGACCAAGATAGGCTGTCCATGGGGTTGCAACGTTTGGCAGAAGAAGACCCCACGTTCCGAGTAAAAGTGGATCAAGAAACTGGTGAAACCATAATCTCCGGTATGGGAGAGTTGCACCTGGATATAATCGTGGACAGGCTTCGTAGAGAGTTTAAAGTTGATGCCAACATTGGAAAGCCACAGGTTTCCTACAGAGAAACCATTAAGAAGGCTGTCAGGACTGAGGGCAAGTACATAAGGCAGAGTGGTGGTAGAGGTCAGTATGGTCACGTTGTTGTGGAGTTTGAACCTTTACCCAGGGGAACTGGTATCATATTTGAGAACAAGATTGTCGGTGGTGTAATTCCAAAAGAGTACATTCCGGCTGTAGAAAAAGGTATAAGAGAAGCGTTTGAAAACGGTGTTATTGCCGGCTACCCCATTGTGGACGTAAAAGCTACTCTGGTTGATGGTTCTTATCACGAGGTGGACTCTTCTGAAATTGCGTTCCATTTAGCTGCTGCAAGGGCAGTTCGAGTGGGTATACCCCAGGCTGATCCAGTTCTTTTGGAGCCCATAATGAAGGTAGAAGTCGTGGTTCCAGAGGATTACATGGGAGACGTCATGGGTGATTTAAGTTCCAGACGCGGAAGAATCATTGGGATTGAAGCGCAAGGTCACTTGCAGGAGATCAGAGCGGAAGTGCCACTTGCTGAGATGTTTGGTTATGCAACGGTACTGCGCTCTCTTACACAGGGTCGTGGAAGCTTTGTTATGGAGTTTTCTCACTATGAGGAAGTTCCATCCAAGATTGCAGAAACCATCATTGAATCTAGGGGAAAACTGAGGAGGAGTGAAGAGTAA
- the rpsG gene encoding 30S ribosomal protein S7: MPRGGSPTPRTIPADPIYGSTLVAKLINKIMIGGKKSKAEKIVYEALRIASEQLNEDPIAVLTKAIENTKPLVETRSRRIGGAVYQIPVEVPERRALALALRWIVNGARDRGAGEMEKKLAAELVDAYKGQGYAAKRREEIHRMAEANKAFAHLRW, translated from the coding sequence ATGCCCAGAGGAGGAAGTCCAACACCACGTACCATACCAGCTGACCCCATTTATGGAAGTACGCTGGTTGCAAAGCTAATAAACAAGATAATGATTGGTGGTAAGAAGTCAAAAGCTGAGAAAATCGTGTATGAGGCGCTCAGAATCGCTTCTGAGCAACTCAATGAGGATCCCATTGCCGTACTTACTAAGGCCATTGAGAACACAAAGCCTTTGGTGGAAACGAGATCGCGCCGTATTGGTGGCGCTGTATATCAAATACCTGTGGAGGTACCCGAAAGGCGTGCTTTGGCTTTGGCTCTAAGGTGGATTGTAAACGGTGCTCGTGATAGAGGCGCTGGAGAAATGGAAAAGAAGTTGGCTGCTGAGCTGGTAGACGCTTATAAGGGCCAGGGCTATGCCGCTAAGAGACGGGAAGAGATCCATAGAATGGCAGAGGCTAACAAGGCGTTTGCTCACTTGAGATGGTGA
- the rpsL gene encoding 30S ribosomal protein S12 has protein sequence MPTFNQLVKYGREKVKTKSKSQALEGNPQKRGVCLVVRTMTPKKPNSALRKIARVRLSNGYEVLAYIPGIGHNLQEHSVVLVRGGRVKDLPGVRYHIVRGVYDAAGVEDRRQGRSKYGAKRPKGGS, from the coding sequence TTGCCGACGTTTAATCAGTTGGTCAAATATGGCCGCGAAAAAGTAAAAACTAAATCAAAGTCGCAGGCACTGGAGGGCAACCCCCAGAAGAGGGGGGTTTGCCTGGTAGTGCGTACCATGACTCCGAAGAAGCCAAACTCGGCTCTGAGGAAAATCGCCAGAGTGCGTTTGTCTAACGGGTATGAGGTTTTGGCTTACATACCTGGTATTGGCCATAACTTGCAGGAGCACTCTGTGGTTCTTGTCAGAGGTGGACGTGTCAAAGACTTGCCAGGTGTGCGTTATCACATTGTTCGAGGTGTTTATGACGCTGCAGGAGTGGAAGATAGAAGACAGGGCCGTTCCAAATACGGCGCTAAGAGACCAAAAGGAGGAAGCTAA
- a CDS encoding DNA-directed RNA polymerase subunit beta', with amino-acid sequence MDFDALRVRLASPDEIRAMSHGEVKKSETVNYRTNRPEPDGLFCERIFGPTRDYECACGKYKGRKYEGQVCERCGVEVTRSSVRRERMGHIELGTPIVHPWFFRNAQSRLGFMVDMKQKDLERVIYYTSNLATDTGPDILPRLTVMTSEKALAFSFWFLGQKLVLHSIADVQSIPLDRLELAGTPDFSSGLLLLEAALKDIYDLLSENIKTYRQLSVYKTANYLIKRLSELISESYNVPVHMVKEIWKSNAYILRTNGSFEVITSEQYLMLLPNEQEQVLTGVKGITALVASREELLDFVGEQLEKFPTDMRRIIVNPVSGGRHITKDEFVECVKAPVFTEGKWLSFEEALELYSRGATINSSSFIIHLVSEVFGAFNLKRSELLSKAGAAADSEDKQYLLGKMIATTLGTGDFESALSKIVSGAYTVVPYYRVETVPSPGVNKYKVLARGLALALQNLVADIQQIREILDQRNLTWEEQRPLIEKDVRFVLKALGLEDIDIDKILDGGYEVVNNFGYFSVMPREGQSMEDVLRNACSMVLKDVTRLLDRVQDYEILIDDDKERALQIIKHVLGAELSDDEELDLSVTSYDLKLVRGLRPVSQDQVWQMITLLLSEAFVRDSVFAAEVFRRLGFEDGEELFENLSKELVVSTSFVAPRVNPLDLLSDDEAEAYRLLIDVDILRNEEPLLKTLTGGEAIKELLEKNYSPDKLQDWVDYLVEQLEEASGQKKQKLTKRLQVVNGFLRSKTNPSWMVLEVLPVLPPDLRPLIFDKNERAKSSDLNELYRRIINRNLRLKRLREQKAPDLIIRNEMRLLQEAVEALIDNSRKDKPVKDSRGRQLKSLTDKLSGKQGRFRQNLLGKRVDYSGRSVIVIGPDLKLNQTGIPRIMAAELFKPMLIGELQRREIASTAKQAKKMIESYDPRIWPVLADIVKGYYVLLNRAPTLHRPSIQAFEPVLVDSKAISVPPMICPPFNADFDGDQMAVHVPLSNQALAEARFLMSSHLNILSPAHGEPLAAPTQDLVIGPYFLTADIEGDFKGDGTIFYSAHEVEMALEDKKVDLHAHIWYVPLLKGDGSVQGTSQGIDTTKKGNTTVGRVIFNHFINQRLAENGLQALPFANDTMTKKVLYSYINDAIDRLGLSDSIYVLDAIKELGFKYATFSGLTISALDLSVVPSKDKLVEEAREKIERIEQEYNFGRLTVEERYEKIVNIWRDVVERVTDSLTDYFKETDHLYMMFTSGARGNKDQVRQLVGLRGLMADPTGKIIEYPIIDSLLEGLTIQEYFVSTHGARKGQADTALKTADAGYLTRRLVDVVQSVTITEDDHSVVSVGPKTFENVAAALVGRFAEEDVTLPGFDEPVVRRGQVIGVEEAQLIAEAGIEILVRRDLEMVRVSDLLDPDNFVYGLNHTNFVLPGEMRIGDEILPKGTKVTPSLAYKLKELGVEDLVVKREEGLLVRDLEATDGSVIAELGSRIWGRFAAEDIVDPNTGEVIVRAGQEITAQDAQRIDRADVKSVRIHSPITCLSEDGVCVTCYGRDLSRRRLVEKGESVGVVAAQSIGEPGTQLTLRTFHTGGVAGEDITGGLPRVEELFEARKKNALTDIVLPLQDFFAVFDGAEQKIERYVSNAMESFVGELDNVLKAHLNEIEDPDAAKNLKKVVRSWFSDMSDLLNEKLLQMRHELMQGYDWNGLNLTSLNRANEMMEELYQLLERKAGEFERIFMDALHAASLEEHVGSLSGHFREKLDNVQNTLRTELSIVPWYIAVAAGIKGDDPAELKNFYASYVDSLHVGDVDFAFDIDAKRPTKKGKLVAMAPMDGVVHETFTVTEHGQELFTIIVVKQGDSFGAFVTNAESRKLRIRPDDMGTKYLFPGYRLVFDSIEASLLLRAFGKNAAADYLIGEIKSVYASQKVEINDKHFEIVLRQMFSKVVIDESGDSVEMLPGDVVEWTDYEQEVRYWTLQGKKAPRGRQLCMGVTKVSKSSKSWLAAASFQETPQVLVDAAIAGKVDKLKGLKENVIIARRIPAGTGIYKEEDFIIE; translated from the coding sequence ATGGACTTTGATGCCCTAAGAGTGAGATTGGCATCCCCTGATGAAATAAGGGCAATGTCCCATGGTGAAGTTAAAAAGAGTGAAACCGTTAACTATAGGACGAACAGGCCAGAACCTGATGGTTTGTTCTGTGAAAGAATATTCGGTCCCACGCGTGATTACGAGTGTGCGTGTGGTAAGTACAAAGGCAGAAAGTACGAAGGGCAAGTGTGTGAACGCTGTGGTGTGGAGGTAACACGTAGTTCCGTTCGTCGTGAACGCATGGGCCACATTGAGCTTGGCACTCCCATTGTACATCCGTGGTTCTTCAGAAATGCTCAATCCAGATTGGGCTTCATGGTGGACATGAAGCAAAAAGATTTGGAACGAGTGATTTACTACACCTCCAATTTGGCTACTGATACAGGTCCTGACATACTCCCTCGTTTGACTGTGATGACCAGCGAAAAGGCTCTGGCTTTCTCATTTTGGTTCCTGGGTCAAAAGCTGGTGCTACATTCCATCGCTGATGTACAGAGTATACCTTTAGACCGCTTAGAGCTTGCCGGTACTCCTGACTTTAGCTCTGGTTTGTTATTGTTGGAAGCTGCTTTGAAAGACATCTATGATTTGCTTTCGGAGAACATTAAGACCTATAGACAGCTTTCTGTTTACAAAACTGCCAATTACTTGATTAAGCGCCTTAGCGAGCTAATATCGGAGAGTTACAACGTTCCAGTTCACATGGTCAAAGAGATTTGGAAAAGTAATGCTTACATACTGCGCACTAATGGAAGTTTTGAGGTAATCACATCTGAACAGTATTTGATGCTCTTACCTAATGAGCAAGAACAAGTGCTCACCGGAGTAAAGGGCATCACAGCCTTGGTAGCTTCAAGGGAGGAACTGCTTGATTTTGTGGGGGAACAGCTGGAGAAATTCCCCACTGACATGCGAAGGATCATTGTGAATCCTGTGTCCGGTGGCAGACACATTACCAAGGATGAGTTTGTTGAATGCGTAAAAGCTCCTGTGTTCACAGAAGGTAAGTGGCTGTCTTTTGAGGAAGCTCTTGAGCTTTACAGCAGGGGTGCAACCATTAATAGTTCCAGTTTCATCATACATTTGGTGTCAGAGGTGTTTGGAGCTTTCAACTTAAAGCGAAGCGAACTGCTTAGCAAGGCTGGGGCAGCCGCTGACAGTGAAGATAAACAGTATCTTTTGGGCAAGATGATTGCTACAACCCTGGGCACCGGTGATTTTGAGTCTGCATTGTCGAAAATTGTTTCCGGTGCATACACAGTAGTTCCCTATTACCGTGTGGAAACAGTGCCATCTCCTGGCGTCAACAAGTACAAAGTGCTGGCAAGAGGATTGGCTTTGGCGCTGCAGAATTTGGTAGCAGATATTCAGCAAATTAGAGAAATACTCGATCAACGCAATTTGACATGGGAAGAACAACGTCCACTTATTGAGAAAGATGTCAGATTTGTGTTGAAGGCTTTAGGACTTGAGGATATTGACATTGATAAGATCCTAGACGGTGGATATGAAGTAGTGAATAACTTCGGATATTTCAGTGTGATGCCCAGAGAGGGGCAGAGCATGGAAGACGTGCTTCGAAATGCTTGCTCCATGGTGCTCAAAGACGTGACTAGGCTTTTGGATCGCGTTCAGGACTACGAAATTCTCATCGATGATGACAAAGAAAGGGCACTGCAGATTATTAAGCACGTACTGGGAGCTGAGCTATCCGATGACGAAGAACTAGACTTGTCTGTTACAAGTTATGATCTGAAATTGGTTAGGGGTTTGAGACCCGTTTCTCAAGATCAGGTTTGGCAAATGATCACATTGCTTCTCAGCGAAGCGTTTGTAAGGGACAGTGTATTTGCGGCAGAAGTTTTCAGAAGATTGGGTTTTGAAGACGGAGAGGAACTTTTTGAAAACCTTAGTAAGGAGCTTGTGGTTTCCACTTCATTTGTGGCGCCTCGAGTTAACCCACTGGATTTGCTTAGCGATGACGAAGCCGAAGCATACAGACTTCTTATTGACGTGGACATTCTAAGGAATGAAGAACCACTTCTTAAAACTCTCACAGGTGGCGAAGCCATCAAAGAGTTACTGGAGAAAAACTATAGTCCAGATAAACTTCAGGATTGGGTAGATTATTTGGTAGAGCAGCTTGAAGAGGCATCGGGGCAAAAGAAGCAGAAGCTCACAAAACGATTACAGGTAGTAAATGGCTTTCTTAGAAGCAAGACCAATCCTTCTTGGATGGTTTTGGAAGTGCTGCCAGTGTTGCCTCCTGATCTGCGACCGCTTATTTTCGATAAGAATGAACGTGCTAAATCTTCTGATTTGAATGAACTTTACAGGCGAATCATTAACCGTAACTTGAGGCTTAAAAGGCTTAGAGAGCAAAAAGCACCTGATTTAATCATCAGGAATGAAATGAGACTGTTACAAGAAGCCGTAGAAGCACTCATTGACAACAGCAGAAAAGATAAGCCTGTTAAAGACTCCAGAGGAAGGCAGCTTAAGTCTCTCACAGATAAACTTAGTGGAAAGCAAGGTAGGTTCAGACAAAACCTGCTTGGGAAGAGGGTTGACTACAGCGGTCGTTCTGTGATTGTGATCGGGCCTGATCTGAAACTGAATCAGACTGGTATACCCAGGATCATGGCAGCAGAGCTCTTTAAGCCAATGCTCATTGGTGAACTCCAAAGAAGAGAAATAGCGAGCACCGCCAAGCAGGCTAAGAAGATGATTGAAAGCTATGACCCACGTATTTGGCCAGTGCTGGCTGATATTGTGAAGGGCTATTACGTACTTTTGAACAGAGCTCCAACACTTCACAGGCCCAGCATACAAGCTTTTGAACCTGTTTTGGTGGATTCAAAAGCTATTTCTGTTCCACCCATGATCTGCCCTCCATTCAATGCGGACTTCGATGGCGACCAGATGGCAGTTCATGTTCCGCTTTCTAACCAAGCTTTGGCAGAAGCCAGATTCCTCATGTCATCGCATTTGAACATTCTGTCACCGGCTCACGGAGAGCCCTTGGCAGCTCCTACGCAGGACTTGGTCATAGGGCCCTACTTCTTAACGGCTGATATTGAAGGCGACTTTAAAGGTGACGGTACGATTTTCTATAGCGCTCACGAAGTGGAAATGGCTCTTGAGGATAAGAAAGTGGACCTGCATGCCCATATTTGGTATGTACCACTTTTGAAAGGAGACGGTTCTGTCCAAGGTACAAGCCAGGGAATTGATACAACTAAGAAAGGAAATACAACGGTAGGTAGGGTCATATTTAACCACTTCATAAATCAGCGGCTTGCCGAAAACGGACTGCAAGCGCTGCCTTTCGCTAACGACACGATGACTAAAAAAGTCTTATACAGCTACATAAACGATGCCATTGACAGATTAGGGCTTAGTGACTCCATCTATGTGCTGGATGCCATAAAAGAGTTGGGCTTTAAATACGCCACGTTCTCTGGTTTGACCATAAGCGCTTTGGATTTAAGTGTGGTGCCATCTAAGGACAAACTTGTTGAGGAAGCTCGAGAGAAGATTGAAAGAATAGAACAAGAGTACAATTTTGGACGACTCACCGTGGAAGAACGTTACGAGAAAATCGTCAATATTTGGCGTGACGTGGTAGAAAGAGTTACCGATAGTTTGACCGATTATTTCAAAGAGACCGATCACCTTTACATGATGTTTACCTCTGGTGCTAGGGGAAACAAAGATCAGGTGCGGCAGTTAGTTGGGCTAAGAGGTTTGATGGCAGACCCCACGGGTAAAATCATTGAATACCCCATTATTGACTCTCTGCTGGAAGGGCTGACTATTCAGGAGTACTTTGTAAGCACTCATGGTGCTCGTAAAGGACAAGCTGATACGGCTCTAAAAACGGCTGACGCTGGTTACTTAACTAGGCGGTTGGTGGACGTTGTGCAGTCGGTGACCATTACAGAGGACGACCACTCCGTAGTAAGTGTGGGGCCAAAGACTTTCGAAAATGTGGCTGCTGCATTGGTAGGCCGTTTTGCAGAAGAAGATGTAACGCTACCTGGTTTTGACGAACCTGTGGTACGTAGAGGACAGGTCATCGGCGTAGAGGAAGCACAACTCATAGCTGAGGCAGGCATTGAAATACTGGTCAGGCGAGATTTGGAAATGGTGCGCGTTTCTGACCTACTTGATCCGGACAATTTTGTTTACGGTTTGAACCACACGAACTTTGTGCTTCCAGGTGAGATGCGCATTGGTGACGAAATACTGCCTAAAGGAACAAAGGTTACACCTTCTTTGGCATATAAGCTAAAAGAGCTGGGTGTAGAAGATTTGGTTGTTAAGCGCGAGGAAGGGCTCTTGGTAAGGGATCTGGAAGCTACTGACGGTAGCGTTATTGCTGAGCTAGGCAGCCGTATTTGGGGGCGTTTCGCCGCTGAAGACATTGTTGACCCCAATACAGGTGAAGTCATAGTCAGAGCAGGTCAAGAAATTACTGCTCAAGATGCACAGAGAATTGACCGTGCAGATGTCAAATCTGTGAGAATTCACAGTCCCATCACGTGCCTCAGTGAAGATGGCGTATGTGTGACTTGCTACGGTAGAGACTTGTCCAGAAGAAGATTGGTGGAAAAAGGCGAAAGTGTGGGCGTGGTCGCTGCTCAGTCTATTGGAGAGCCAGGTACTCAGCTAACACTTAGGACGTTCCACACAGGTGGTGTTGCTGGAGAGGACATCACAGGTGGTTTGCCCAGAGTAGAGGAGCTCTTCGAAGCAAGGAAGAAGAATGCATTGACTGACATCGTGCTTCCACTTCAGGATTTCTTCGCCGTGTTCGATGGCGCAGAACAGAAGATTGAACGGTACGTGTCTAACGCCATGGAATCCTTTGTCGGTGAACTGGATAATGTATTGAAGGCACACCTTAACGAAATAGAAGATCCAGATGCGGCAAAGAATCTGAAGAAGGTTGTAAGAAGTTGGTTCTCCGACATGTCTGATCTGCTCAATGAGAAATTGCTGCAGATGAGGCATGAGCTGATGCAGGGATACGATTGGAACGGTCTTAACCTAACCAGCCTGAACAGAGCAAACGAAATGATGGAGGAGCTGTATCAGCTTTTGGAGAGAAAGGCTGGAGAGTTTGAACGAATCTTCATGGACGCGCTTCATGCCGCTTCGCTTGAAGAACACGTTGGTTCTCTTAGTGGGCATTTCCGTGAAAAACTTGATAACGTGCAGAATACATTACGGACTGAACTCTCCATTGTTCCTTGGTACATCGCTGTGGCTGCTGGAATCAAGGGTGACGACCCTGCAGAACTTAAGAATTTCTATGCCAGTTACGTGGACAGTTTACACGTTGGGGATGTGGATTTTGCGTTTGACATTGATGCTAAGCGTCCTACCAAGAAAGGTAAATTGGTCGCCATGGCACCCATGGATGGTGTTGTTCATGAAACCTTCACGGTAACTGAGCATGGACAGGAGCTGTTCACCATAATCGTGGTGAAGCAGGGAGATTCCTTCGGGGCGTTTGTAACCAACGCCGAATCCAGAAAACTTAGAATACGTCCTGACGACATGGGTACAAAGTACTTATTCCCTGGTTACCGTCTTGTGTTTGACAGCATTGAGGCTTCGCTTCTACTTAGGGCATTCGGTAAAAACGCTGCAGCTGACTACCTCATAGGTGAGATCAAGAGTGTTTATGCATCGCAAAAAGTGGAGATCAACGACAAGCATTTTGAAATTGTGCTCAGGCAAATGTTCTCAAAAGTGGTCATTGATGAATCTGGAGATTCTGTGGAAATGCTTCCCGGTGATGTAGTGGAGTGGACTGACTACGAGCAGGAAGTAAGGTACTGGACTTTACAAGGCAAGAAAGCTCCAAGAGGTCGGCAGCTTTGCATGGGTGTGACCAAGGTGTCAAAGTCTTCTAAGAGCTGGCTTGCAGCGGCTTCCTTCCAGGAAACACCGCAAGTACTGGTAGATGCAGCTATTGCTGGTAAAGTGGATAAGCTAAAAGGTCTCAAAGAAAATGTTATAATAGCTCGGAGGATACCCGCTGGAACAGGTATCTACAAGGAAGAAGACTTTATCATAGAGTGA